In one window of Vanrija pseudolonga chromosome 5, complete sequence DNA:
- the IPI3_1 gene encoding Pre-rRNA-processing protein IPI3 codes for MATQELVLSASSASGSSSSRSGGSTSTPAIHLHDLATSSHVQAFKTSSNGPNSLATVRSQDGVGGTVWAIQEGKAIAGVWAWQKDQQHLKLHLPERLTCFSISPNGLWAAGGSPNGQVYVWEIASGALQASWTAHYRTVNSLTFTPDSALLISSSADASVHVFVVAHLLDPDTPGTYSQPYGTLGDHTLAITAVAVGRTANANGGRCWTAAEDGTVKMWSLSPPFDLLATFSLPSAAKPTSLVVDSAERFVYVGSGEGNVYLIPLFKRKGAVGGAEAIEGDGLGAPSIKADLACLTVESPVTCLALSHGESQLLVGTRSGEIHIHSLPSHQQLRTITAHSGPITHLSTLVRPADLSNSASRNDPWPIMEIRNLERTRVNVSSKHAQTVGISLRPSIGSSRLDRLRRASPQAQLVSAQHVTNQGEDNSAALSQEVRELRAALDRAVKLNEKMWNGVVDLKLA; via the exons ATGGCAACACAAGAGCTTGTTCTGTCGGCCTCTTCAGCTTCTGGAAGCTCGTCTTCTCGCTCTGGCGGGTCAACTTCAACGCCCGCGATCCACCTCCACGACCTTGCAACCTCATCACACGTCCAGGCCTTCAAGACCTCGAGTAATGGGCCCAACTCGTTGGCTACCGTCAGGAGCCAAGACGGCGTCGGTGGAACCGTCTGGGCCATCCAAGAGGGAAAGGCTATCGCAGGCGTGTGGGCGTGGCAGAAG GACCAGCAACACCTGAAGCTCCATCTGCCGGAGCGCTTGACTTGCTTCTCTATCTCGCCTAACGGACTGTGGGCTGCAGGAGGCTCGCCAAATGGACAAGTTTATGTCTGGGAG ATCGCGTCTGGGGCCCTCCAAGCATCCTGGACAGCTCATTATCGTACAGTCAACAGTCTGACGTTCACCCCGGATAGTGCTCTCTTGATCTCATCCTCGGCAGATGCCTCGGTTCACGTCTTTGTGGTCGCACACTTGCTGGATCCCGATACCCCTGGAACATACAGCCAGCCCTACGGAACGCTCGGAGACCACACCCTTGCCATCACGGCCGTGGCTGTGGGTAGAACGGCGAATGCCAATGGCGGACGGTGCTGGACTGCGGCAGAGGACGGGACAGTCAAG ATGTGGTCCTTGAGCCCACCGTTCGACTTGTTGGCGACATTCTCCTTGCCTTCCGCGGCCAAGCCTACGTCGTTGGTTGTCGATTCGGCAGAACGATTCGTCTACGTGGGATCGGGTGAAGGCAATGTCTACCTCATTCCCCTTTTCAAGCGCAAGGGTGCTGTTGGAGGAGCTGAAGCTATCGAAGGCGATGGTCTTGGAGCTCCTTCCATCAAAGCGGATCTCGCCTGTCTTACTGTCGA ATCACCAGTTACATGCCTCGCTCTGTCGCACGGCGAGAGTCAGCTGCTTGTGGGCACGCGAAGCGGAGAGATTCACATCCACTCGCTCCCTTCGCACCAGCAGCTGCGAACGATCACCGCCCACTCTGGCCCCATCACGCATCTGTCCACACTTGTTCGGCCCGCCGACCTCTCCAACTCTGCAAGCCGTAACGACCCTTGGCCCATCATGGAAATTCGGAACCTTGAACGGACCCGGGTCAATGTTTCCAGCAAGCACGCGCAAACAGTTGGCATCTCATTGCGCCCTTCGATAGGCTCAAGCCGACTGGACCGGCTGCGACGCGCTTCACCCCAGGCCCAGCTTGTTAGCGCACAGCATGTGACAAACCAAGGGGAGGATAACTCGGCAGCACTGTCTCAGGAAGTGCGAGAACTGCGAGCTGCGCTCGACCGAGCAGTGAAGCTGAATGAGAAGATGTGGAACGGCGTGgtcgacctcaagctcgcTTAG
- the U2SURP gene encoding U2 snRNP-associated SURP motif-containing protein: MSKRLDLSQFRDDSSDDENDLAIAKGPKLDTLKSKTFSHGVTKKTKKDLEREAEEKKRIEEEESSHKCLKGTPGKGLHSWEEQDTEAKAARSSEPGKPAQSALSEVPTPSIAPKSRGKRAMDSFLDEIKRNQEAREATLGKNAQRDGSSVSALAGYGGPADSESSTNLFIVNLPSVVSEDSLGRLFASIGPVGTVKIMWPRGEDLRNNPTVRRAKPGLTGFVCYMTRRDAERAVGEFDGYEWNGSVLRVSWSKPVPIPRKALYDDSYRSSQTVGRSALAPEPSGVKRRRSASPDANEHKSFWVNQVDPETLDFIKAVAERIKTHGSDFKDMLLEREKNNPRFVFFFDQEAASHHVFQSFLDPNYMFPAPPAVQFDDEGYASIYSSDSEEESERGRVPKRSLGTLGRKRFESLLRAMSGKRVEIARTMEFAMKRAEAADESLQIEETPIPRKIARLYLVSDILHNSASPMANVWRYRQVFESRLPTTFAHFATVHQRLLDLVGTVAADVFEKQVDAVLTIWEGWMVFTADFHKILRDLLHGQATLESLSAAAAPEPEPQQDNESRPKSAGFKSSFKRITSVPAPQVTVTINSRLDTEPKPLQGVAPGDVNVDLDGEEMESDGGGGLNPEDIDGEDVDGEDFDGDSIKDDLDGEAIDP; the protein is encoded by the exons ATGTCGAAAAGACTCGACCTATCTCAATTCCGTGACGACTcttccgacgacgagaatgATCTGGCCATTGCAAAG GGGCCTAAGTTGGATACGCTCAAGTCTAAAACCTTCTCGCATGGTGTGACCAAGAAGACCAAGAAGGACTTGGAACGCGAGGcagaggagaagaagcgcatcGAGGAAGAAGA GAGTTCTCACAAGTGTTTGAAGGGAACGCCAGGGAAGGGCCTTCATTCGTGGGAAGAGCAGGACAcagaggccaaggccgctcGTTCGTCAGAGCCGGGGAAG CCTGCACAGTCTGCATTGTCGGAGGTGCCGACTCCGTCCATAGCCCCGAAGTCACGAGGGAAGCGAGCCATGGATTCGTTCTTGGACGAGATCAAGCG AAACCAGGAAGCCCGCGAAGCTACACTTGGCAAGAATGCCCAAC GAGATGGTTCATCTGTCTCAGCACTCGCGG GATACGGAGGTCCCGCCGACTCTGAG AGCAGCACCAACCTCTTCATT GTCAATCTGCCAAGTGTAGTATCGGAAGATTCGTTGGGACGCCTGTTCGCGTCTATAGGCCCAGTCGGAACAGTCAAGATCATGTGGC CCCGTGGAGAGGACCTGCGCAACAATCCGACAGTCCGCCGGGCCAAGCCTGGTTTGACAGGGTTCGTCTGCTACATGACCCGTCGTGATGCGGAAAGAGCGGTCGGCGAGTTCGATGGATATGAGTGGAACGGCAGCGTTCTGCGCGTTAGCTGGAGCAAACCGGTCCCAATTCCCCGCAAGGCACTCTATG ATGATTCCTACAGATCATCGCAGACCGTTGGTCGGTCTGCACTGGCTCCCGAGCCGAGTGGGGTCAAGAGACGGCGCAGTGCATCACCAGATGCCAACGAACACAAATCGTTCTGGGTGAACCAAGTTGACCCTGAAACGTTGGACTTCATCAAAGCTGTTGCTGAGCGCATTAAAACGCATGGCTCCGACTTCAAGGACATGCTGCTGGAGCGTGAAAAGAACAACCCCCGATTTGTGTTCTTCTTTGACCAAGAG GCTGCAAGTCATCATGTTTTCCAGTCATTTCTGGACCCGAACTACATGTTCCCCGCGCCTCCAGCAGTGCAATTTGATGACGAG GGATATGCCTCGATCTACTCCTCGGATTCAGAGGAGGAATCggagcgcggccgcgtccCTAAGAGGTCACTCGGTACTCTTGGTCGAAAGCGCTTTGAGTCGCTACTGCGCGCCATGTCTGGGAAACGCGTAGAAATAGCGCGGACTATGGAGTTCGCCATGAAACGAGCAGAAGCGGCTGATGAG AGTCTCCAGATTGAGGAGACTCCTATTCCTCGCAAGATTGCCCGTCTTTATCTCGTTTCAGATATCCTCCACAACTCT GCATCGCCAATGGCAAACGTTTGGCGATATCGCCAGGTGTTTGAGAGTCGACTGCCTACGACCTTTGCCCACTTTGCCACTGTCCATCAGAGACTCCTGGACTTAGTGGGGACTGTTGCCGCAGATGTCTTTGAGaagcaggtcgacgccgttcTCACAATCTGGGAGGGATG GATGGTGTTCACCGCCGACTTCCACAAGATTTTGCGGGACCTTCTCCATGGACAGGCAACGTTGGAATCTTTgtctgcagcagcagcacccgaGCCAGAGCCGCAACAGGACAACGAGAGCCGACCAAAGTCCGCGGGTTTCAAGTCGTCGTTCAAACGCATTACCTCTGTTCCTGCCCCACAAGTCACAGTTACCATCAACTCGAGGCTCGACACGGAACCCAAGCCCCTACAAGGCGTTGCTCCTGGCGACGTCAATGTCGATTTAGACGGGGAAGAGATGGAGAGCGACGGAGGCGGTGGGCTTAACCCAGAAGATATTGATGGGGAGGACGTTGACGGAGAGGACTTTGACGGCGACTCCATAAAAGATGATCTGGACGGGGAAGCCATAGATCCCTAA
- the IPI3_1 gene encoding Pre-rRNA-processing protein IPI3, translated as MATQELVLSASSASGSSSSRSGGSTSTPAIHLHDLATSSHVQAFKTSSNGPNSLATVRSQDGVGGTVWAIQEGKAIAGVWAWQKDQQHLKLHLPERLTCFSISPNGLWAAGGSPNGQVYVWEIASGALQASWTAHYRTVNSLTFTPDSALLISSSADASVHVFVVAHLLDPDTPGTYSQPYGTLGDHTLAITAVAVGRTANANGGRCWTAAEDGTVKVRPLSNSQSDASQMWSLSPPFDLLATFSLPSAAKPTSLVVDSAERFVYVGSGEGNVYLIPLFKRKGAVGGAEAIEGDGLGAPSIKADLACLTVESPVTCLALSHGESQLLVGTRSGEIHIHSLPSHQQLRTITAHSGPITHLSTLVRPADLSNSASRNDPWPIMEIRNLERTRVNVSSKHAQTVGISLRPSIGSSRLDRLRRASPQAQLVSAQHVTNQGEDNSAALSQEVRELRAALDRAVKLNEKMWNGVVDLKLA; from the exons ATGGCAACACAAGAGCTTGTTCTGTCGGCCTCTTCAGCTTCTGGAAGCTCGTCTTCTCGCTCTGGCGGGTCAACTTCAACGCCCGCGATCCACCTCCACGACCTTGCAACCTCATCACACGTCCAGGCCTTCAAGACCTCGAGTAATGGGCCCAACTCGTTGGCTACCGTCAGGAGCCAAGACGGCGTCGGTGGAACCGTCTGGGCCATCCAAGAGGGAAAGGCTATCGCAGGCGTGTGGGCGTGGCAGAAG GACCAGCAACACCTGAAGCTCCATCTGCCGGAGCGCTTGACTTGCTTCTCTATCTCGCCTAACGGACTGTGGGCTGCAGGAGGCTCGCCAAATGGACAAGTTTATGTCTGGGAG ATCGCGTCTGGGGCCCTCCAAGCATCCTGGACAGCTCATTATCGTACAGTCAACAGTCTGACGTTCACCCCGGATAGTGCTCTCTTGATCTCATCCTCGGCAGATGCCTCGGTTCACGTCTTTGTGGTCGCACACTTGCTGGATCCCGATACCCCTGGAACATACAGCCAGCCCTACGGAACGCTCGGAGACCACACCCTTGCCATCACGGCCGTGGCTGTGGGTAGAACGGCGAATGCCAATGGCGGACGGTGCTGGACTGCGGCAGAGGACGGGACAGTCAAGGTGAGGCCTTTGTCGAATTCACAGTCTGACGCTTCTCAGATGTGGTCCTTGAGCCCACCGTTCGACTTGTTGGCGACATTCTCCTTGCCTTCCGCGGCCAAGCCTACGTCGTTGGTTGTCGATTCGGCAGAACGATTCGTCTACGTGGGATCGGGTGAAGGCAATGTCTACCTCATTCCCCTTTTCAAGCGCAAGGGTGCTGTTGGAGGAGCTGAAGCTATCGAAGGCGATGGTCTTGGAGCTCCTTCCATCAAAGCGGATCTCGCCTGTCTTACTGTCGA ATCACCAGTTACATGCCTCGCTCTGTCGCACGGCGAGAGTCAGCTGCTTGTGGGCACGCGAAGCGGAGAGATTCACATCCACTCGCTCCCTTCGCACCAGCAGCTGCGAACGATCACCGCCCACTCTGGCCCCATCACGCATCTGTCCACACTTGTTCGGCCCGCCGACCTCTCCAACTCTGCAAGCCGTAACGACCCTTGGCCCATCATGGAAATTCGGAACCTTGAACGGACCCGGGTCAATGTTTCCAGCAAGCACGCGCAAACAGTTGGCATCTCATTGCGCCCTTCGATAGGCTCAAGCCGACTGGACCGGCTGCGACGCGCTTCACCCCAGGCCCAGCTTGTTAGCGCACAGCATGTGACAAACCAAGGGGAGGATAACTCGGCAGCACTGTCTCAGGAAGTGCGAGAACTGCGAGCTGCGCTCGACCGAGCAGTGAAGCTGAATGAGAAGATGTGGAACGGCGTGgtcgacctcaagctcgcTTAG
- the Fam192a gene encoding uncharacterized protein, whose translation MEQQLETSGSALATGSIAARFVSQNALDEATARREQEWKEAYERIGQEPPPQMLEQPDDGRTLYEILKQEEWDDKMKLSNQYRGLQTDELDFLAEKIKEKRAHEQKVAEEDDAEVMGYKEALAKRQATALAAAEPQVATAKPAPPVKRIPPKPAKKDIKSLMKGVVVKKKPKPPTASASKPAVESSKRPLEGGDEPSDKKHKP comes from the exons atggagcagcagctcgaaACCTCGGGTTCGGCCCTCGCCACTGGCAGTATTGCTGCCAGGTTCGTATCCCAGaacgccctcgacgaggccaccGCCAGGAGAGAGCAGGAATGGAAGGAAGCGTACGAGAG GATAGGACAGGAGCCGCCCCCTCAAATGCTCGAACAGCCGGATGACGGCAGGACACTGTATGAA ATTCTCAAGCAGGAGGAATGGGATGACAAGATGAAACTTTCGAACCAGTATCGTGGCCTTCAAACAGACGAGCTAGACTTTCTGGCCGAAAAGATCAAGGAAAAGCGAGCCCATGAGCAAAAGGTGgcagaggaagacgacgctGAAGTGATGGGGTACAAAGA AGCGCTGGCCAAACGCCAAGCGACTGCAttggctgccgccgagccacaGGTTGCCACTGCGAagccagcaccgccagtgAAGCGCATTCCGCCAAAACCTGCCAAGAAGGACATCAAGTCTCTGATGAAGGGTGTGGTCGTCAAGAAGAAGCCCAAGCCACCAACAGCCAGTGCCTCCAAGCCTGCTGTGGAGAGTTCAAAACGACCACTTGAAGGGGGTGACGAGCCAAGTGACAAGAAGCATAAACCATGA